In Urechidicola croceus, a single window of DNA contains:
- the pepE gene encoding dipeptidase PepE, whose translation MKKLLIASTSTVHGKGYLEYILPELKLFFDGVSEILFIPYARPGGITYDEYTNTARKGFSVINIDVKGIHEFENPIEAVKKAKGIFTGGGNTFELVSQLYKNKLIDVIKTVVENGIPYFGTSAGSNITGVTMKTTNDMPIVYPPSFDTLNLIDFNINPHYLDPDPNSKHMGETRETRIKEFHKFNDTAVLGLREGSWLRVDGNQVYLRGELPARLFLSNKTPQELPTNSNLSFLMN comes from the coding sequence ATGAAAAAACTATTAATTGCAAGTACATCGACAGTTCATGGTAAAGGATATTTAGAGTATATTTTGCCTGAATTGAAATTGTTTTTTGATGGAGTATCAGAAATCTTATTCATTCCATATGCACGACCAGGAGGTATAACTTATGATGAATATACAAACACAGCAAGAAAGGGTTTTTCAGTTATTAATATTGATGTTAAAGGGATTCATGAGTTTGAAAATCCTATAGAAGCAGTAAAAAAAGCTAAAGGTATTTTTACCGGAGGAGGAAACACTTTTGAACTTGTAAGTCAACTTTATAAAAATAAATTAATTGATGTAATAAAAACTGTTGTTGAAAATGGGATTCCATATTTTGGAACAAGCGCAGGAAGTAATATTACTGGTGTGACAATGAAAACTACTAATGATATGCCAATAGTTTATCCACCAAGTTTTGATACTTTAAATTTAATTGATTTTAACATAAATCCTCATTATTTAGATCCAGATCCTAATTCTAAACATATGGGAGAAACACGTGAAACACGAATTAAAGAATTTCATAAATTTAATGATACTGCTGTTTTGGGGTTACGTGAAGGAAGTTGGTTGAGAGTTGATGGAAATCAAGTTTATTTAAGGGGAGAATTACCCGCAAGGTTGTTTTTATCTAATAAAACACCTCAAGAACTACCAACAAATTCTAATTTAAGTTTTTTAATGAACTGA
- a CDS encoding lipid-A-disaccharide synthase N-terminal domain-containing protein — MKPWIIYSIGFLAQILFSGRLLVQWALSEKAKKVITPSLFWQMSLIASFLLFVYGYLRNDFAIMLGQMLTYFIYIRNLHLQGQWQKSPKAIRFFILIFPVLIGIYAFNNNKIDVNHLFKNEDIPLLLLIWGSIAQIIFTLRFIYQWIYSEKNKESILPFGFWLLSLLGSIMILIYAIIRKDPVLFIGHIFGSVVYIRNLILLKKHD; from the coding sequence ATGAAGCCTTGGATAATTTATAGCATCGGTTTCTTAGCACAAATTCTCTTTTCTGGAAGATTATTAGTTCAATGGGCGCTATCTGAAAAAGCAAAAAAAGTAATTACTCCTTCCCTATTTTGGCAGATGAGTTTAATTGCATCTTTTTTGCTATTTGTCTATGGATATCTAAGAAATGATTTTGCAATAATGCTAGGTCAAATGCTTACTTATTTTATCTACATTAGAAATTTACATTTACAAGGTCAATGGCAAAAATCACCAAAAGCGATTCGCTTTTTTATATTAATTTTTCCTGTATTAATCGGAATTTATGCTTTTAATAATAACAAGATTGATGTAAATCATTTATTCAAAAATGAAGACATTCCATTACTACTTCTTATTTGGGGAAGTATTGCACAAATAATTTTCACACTTCGTTTTATCTATCAATGGATTTATTCAGAAAAAAATAAGGAATCTATTTTGCCTTTTGGGTTTTGGTTACTGAGTTTGCTTGGCTCAATTATGATTCTAATTTACGCCATTATTAGAAAAGATCCCGTATTATTTATTGGACATATTTTTGGTAGTGTTGTATATATAAGAAATTTAATTTTATTGAAAAAGCATGATTAA
- the lgt gene encoding prolipoprotein diacylglyceryl transferase, whose protein sequence is MLQLAIDWNPSPEIFKLGPLSIRYYGLMFVIAFLLGIQIMKKIYKNENVPVQYVDSLFIYVVIATLLGARLGEVFFYSWDSYKDNLIEILLPIAKDPNGSIFGIINGYKFVGFAGLASHGAAIGIIVAMYLYRRKYKYKSLLWILDRIVIPVASGAVFVRLGNLMNSEIVGKVTNSNFGFRFIRNDIGKGEAMRITKTDNFEKAYSLIGKSSNYQNVLEAVPVRYPTQLFESLSYIVVFSILWFVYWKTDKKDKSGYLFGLFMVLLWSVRFIIEFFKVAQIDERTDWTLNTGQLLSIPMILIGLFFMFRKVKTA, encoded by the coding sequence ATGTTACAACTTGCAATTGACTGGAATCCATCACCTGAAATATTTAAACTAGGACCATTATCAATCCGTTATTATGGTTTAATGTTTGTAATTGCCTTTTTATTGGGAATTCAAATAATGAAGAAAATATATAAGAATGAGAATGTTCCTGTTCAATATGTTGATTCACTATTTATATATGTAGTAATTGCAACATTACTTGGAGCTCGATTGGGAGAAGTTTTTTTCTATAGTTGGGACAGTTATAAGGACAATTTGATAGAAATTTTATTGCCTATTGCCAAAGATCCGAATGGTTCTATTTTCGGAATAATAAACGGTTATAAGTTTGTTGGTTTTGCAGGTTTAGCGAGTCATGGAGCAGCTATAGGAATTATAGTAGCAATGTATCTATATCGTAGAAAATATAAATATAAAAGTTTACTATGGATATTAGATAGAATAGTAATACCTGTTGCTTCAGGGGCTGTATTTGTTCGTTTAGGAAACTTAATGAATTCTGAAATAGTTGGTAAGGTTACCAATTCAAATTTTGGTTTTAGATTTATTAGAAATGATATTGGTAAAGGAGAAGCTATGCGAATCACTAAGACTGATAATTTTGAAAAAGCCTATTCTTTAATTGGAAAAAGTTCTAATTATCAAAATGTTTTAGAAGCTGTACCAGTAAGATATCCTACTCAGTTATTTGAATCTTTAAGTTATATAGTTGTATTCTCAATACTTTGGTTTGTTTATTGGAAAACTGATAAAAAAGATAAATCAGGGTACTTATTTGGACTGTTTATGGTTTTACTTTGGTCTGTAAGATTTATAATAGAGTTTTTCAAAGTAGCTCAAATAGATGAACGTACTGATTGGACTTTAAATACAGGACAATTGTTAAGTATTCCAATGATCTTAATTGGTTTATTTTTTATGTTTAGAAAGGTAAAAACAGCTTAA
- a CDS encoding DUF4369 domain-containing protein encodes MLRKVITFAILLFIVSSCVKDQKKITSPQNYVLSVSIKNANGSKSYLHKLSTKPALLVDSAITINNKIVFKGKVDFPERYLLTVENVFGGKMFILDNDTIKINIPNDNLVSATINGSALNDELVKVQENSEKIYNQIDLLFPDLQRARLENNAVKLALISKKMSAIEKQNIEFYFNYAKQNSDSFISAMILNDLSKRDSINFEKVKETYNSLSERVKQSTDSKQIELFLNSVH; translated from the coding sequence ATGTTAAGAAAAGTTATAACTTTTGCAATACTATTATTTATTGTTAGTTCTTGTGTTAAAGACCAAAAGAAAATAACTTCACCTCAAAACTATGTGCTTTCAGTTTCAATTAAAAATGCAAACGGAAGTAAATCATACTTACATAAATTATCTACCAAACCTGCACTATTAGTTGATTCTGCTATTACTATTAATAACAAAATTGTATTTAAAGGTAAAGTTGATTTCCCAGAACGCTATCTACTTACTGTTGAAAATGTGTTTGGAGGAAAAATGTTCATTTTAGATAATGATACGATTAAAATAAATATTCCTAATGATAATCTTGTATCAGCAACTATTAATGGTTCAGCTTTAAATGACGAATTAGTAAAAGTTCAAGAAAATTCAGAGAAAATATACAATCAAATAGATTTACTTTTTCCAGATTTACAAAGGGCTAGATTAGAAAATAATGCCGTAAAGTTGGCTTTAATCTCTAAAAAAATGAGTGCAATTGAAAAACAAAATATTGAATTTTATTTTAATTACGCCAAACAAAATTCTGATTCTTTTATTTCAGCAATGATATTAAATGATTTATCCAAAAGAGACTCTATCAATTTTGAAAAAGTAAAAGAAACATATAATTCACTTTCAGAAAGAGTAAAACAAAGTACTGATTCTAAACAAATTGAATTATTTCTAAATTCAGTTCATTAA
- the cysS gene encoding cysteine--tRNA ligase, translating into MELYKSNSIKVYNSLTKTKEVFKPINEGMVGMYVCGPTVYSNVHLGNVRTFMSFDMIYRYLLHLGYKVRYVRNITDAGHLTDDNSEDKISTKARLEKLEPMEIVQKYTVDFHKILDKFNFLPPSIEPTATGHIVEQIEAIKKIIDQGLAYESNGSVYFDVLKYNEKEHYGILSGRNMEDVINNTRDLDGQSEKRNPQDFALWKKASPEHIMRWSSPWGVGFPGWHLECTVMSTKYLGETFDIHGGGMDLKFPHHECEIAQAKACNHTNPVNYWLHTNMLTLNGQKMAKSTGNSILPGEILSGNNNILSKPFSASVARFFCMQAHYSSILDFSNDALEASEKGFYKLMEAIKLLEKLEPSNNSSVDIKAWKQKCYDAMNDDFNTPILIAHLFEGVKFVNLIKEGKETISAADLEDFIATINAFVFDVLGLERTVSSKEIGGEDKLSGVVEMLIQMRKNARDNKDWALSDKIRDELLALGIQLKDGKEGTTFTVN; encoded by the coding sequence ATGGAATTATACAAATCAAATTCAATAAAAGTTTACAACTCACTTACGAAAACTAAAGAAGTATTTAAACCTATAAATGAAGGGATGGTTGGAATGTATGTATGTGGACCTACAGTTTACAGTAATGTACATCTTGGAAATGTGAGAACGTTTATGTCTTTTGATATGATATATAGGTATTTATTACATTTAGGATACAAAGTTCGTTATGTTAGAAATATTACTGATGCTGGACATTTAACAGATGATAATTCTGAAGATAAAATATCTACTAAGGCTCGTTTAGAAAAGTTAGAACCTATGGAAATTGTACAGAAGTATACTGTTGATTTTCATAAAATTTTGGATAAATTCAATTTTTTACCACCAAGTATTGAACCAACTGCTACGGGTCATATTGTTGAGCAAATTGAAGCGATTAAAAAAATAATAGACCAAGGTTTAGCCTATGAGTCTAACGGGTCGGTATATTTTGATGTGTTAAAATACAATGAGAAAGAACATTATGGTATTTTATCAGGGAGAAATATGGAAGATGTTATCAATAATACTCGTGATCTTGATGGGCAATCTGAAAAACGCAATCCTCAGGATTTTGCCTTGTGGAAAAAAGCAAGTCCGGAACACATTATGCGTTGGTCATCACCTTGGGGAGTCGGATTCCCAGGATGGCATTTAGAATGTACAGTAATGAGCACGAAGTATCTAGGTGAAACATTTGATATTCATGGTGGTGGAATGGATTTAAAATTTCCTCATCACGAATGTGAAATAGCACAAGCCAAAGCATGCAATCATACCAACCCTGTAAATTATTGGTTGCATACCAATATGTTGACTTTAAATGGTCAAAAAATGGCAAAATCAACAGGAAATAGTATTTTGCCTGGAGAAATTTTATCGGGCAATAATAATATTTTAAGTAAACCATTTAGTGCAAGTGTGGCTAGATTCTTCTGTATGCAAGCACATTATAGTAGTATTTTAGATTTTTCAAATGATGCATTAGAGGCTTCAGAAAAAGGTTTTTATAAATTGATGGAGGCTATTAAATTACTAGAAAAGTTAGAGCCATCAAACAATTCTTCAGTAGATATAAAAGCATGGAAACAAAAATGTTATGATGCTATGAATGATGATTTTAATACACCAATTTTAATTGCTCATTTATTTGAAGGAGTCAAATTTGTTAACCTAATAAAAGAAGGTAAAGAGACAATTTCAGCAGCTGATTTAGAAGATTTTATTGCGACTATAAATGCTTTTGTATTTGATGTATTAGGATTGGAAAGAACTGTTTCTTCAAAAGAAATTGGAGGAGAAGACAAACTTTCAGGAGTGGTAGAAATGTTAATTCAGATGCGAAAGAATGCGCGTGACAATAAAGATTGGGCATTATCAGATAAAATTAGAGATGAACTATTGGCTTTAGGAATTCAATTAAAAGATGGTAAGGAAGGAACAACTTTTACTGTAAATTAG
- the yidD gene encoding membrane protein insertion efficiency factor YidD — MKIKSILSIPLIWLVRFYQAAISPYTPSTCRYSPTCSQYTIEALQKHGVFYGSWLAIKRIFSCNPWGGSGYDPVPEKKAKSSK; from the coding sequence ATTAAAATAAAAAGTATACTATCAATTCCATTAATATGGCTAGTTAGGTTTTATCAAGCCGCTATATCTCCATATACACCTTCGACATGTCGATATTCTCCAACTTGTTCTCAATATACTATTGAAGCTCTTCAAAAACATGGCGTTTTTTATGGAAGTTGGTTAGCAATTAAACGAATTTTTTCTTGTAATCCTTGGGGAGGAAGTGGATATGATCCAGTACCAGAAAAGAAGGCAAAATCTTCAAAATAA
- a CDS encoding glycosyltransferase family 2 protein, with the protein MNYEFTIVVPVYNEEDNLDRVEKELSEYTKVATKKTKILFVNDGSKDQSQSIIERICLENENFNFISFQKNKGLSAAISAGFKNTDTELVGYIDSDLQTDPKDFNLLLEHIEEFDLVTGVRANRKDSFVKNMSSTIANGIRRTFTHDGMDDTGCPLKVIKTEYAKNIPMFKGLHRFLPAMILLQEGKIKQIPVKHFPRIAGEAKYGLWNRLLGPLMDCFAYLWMKKKYINYKIEKRG; encoded by the coding sequence ATGAATTACGAATTCACGATTGTTGTTCCTGTTTACAATGAAGAAGATAATTTAGATAGAGTCGAAAAAGAACTTTCTGAATATACAAAAGTAGCAACTAAAAAGACTAAAATTTTATTTGTAAATGATGGAAGTAAAGACCAAAGTCAATCAATTATAGAACGTATATGTCTAGAAAATGAAAATTTCAATTTCATTTCCTTCCAAAAAAATAAAGGCTTAAGTGCTGCTATAAGTGCTGGATTTAAAAATACTGATACAGAGTTGGTTGGGTATATTGATTCTGATTTGCAAACTGACCCAAAAGACTTTAATCTTTTACTTGAACATATTGAAGAATTTGACTTAGTAACTGGAGTTCGTGCAAATCGAAAAGATTCGTTTGTTAAAAATATGTCATCAACAATTGCCAATGGAATTCGTAGAACTTTTACACATGATGGCATGGATGATACTGGCTGTCCGTTAAAAGTAATCAAAACAGAGTACGCGAAAAACATTCCTATGTTTAAAGGTTTGCATAGATTTCTTCCTGCAATGATTTTATTACAAGAAGGAAAAATAAAACAAATACCTGTAAAACATTTTCCTAGAATTGCTGGTGAGGCAAAATATGGTCTTTGGAATCGTCTTTTAGGTCCTTTAATGGATTGTTTTGCTTATTTATGGATGAAGAAAAAATACATAAATTACAAAATTGAAAAACGTGGTTAA
- a CDS encoding carboxypeptidase-like regulatory domain-containing protein, producing MKKQLPLIFILISSVSLWGQFNNDIIEGKILYLNNPVSDVHILNTNTNKGTSTDGNGSFEIAVNINDTLIFTHIEYQSQEVIITEEHIKNGMITVSLEIMTNYLNTVNLKNHNLSGSLTLDSKKSEKDSLALTVNLLEKSFINLAKMPSFNDYVPNMEAPILNNVDPTGGGGVGGAVGIPMGNKENLLRIELRVKKTIPDRIINEFGRNYFISELKIPEDKIYHFISYCETKNIFNLFENKRMIELSEILYQESIAYLKIKE from the coding sequence ATGAAGAAACAACTACCCTTAATTTTCATATTGATATCCTCCGTTTCTTTATGGGGACAATTTAATAATGATATTATTGAAGGTAAAATACTTTATTTGAACAATCCTGTTTCTGACGTTCATATTTTAAATACCAATACGAATAAAGGTACATCGACTGATGGTAATGGAAGTTTTGAAATAGCTGTAAATATTAACGATACTTTAATATTTACACATATTGAATATCAATCTCAAGAAGTTATTATTACTGAAGAACACATAAAAAATGGTATGATAACGGTCAGCTTAGAAATAATGACTAATTATTTGAATACTGTTAATCTGAAAAATCACAACTTATCTGGTAGTTTAACATTAGATTCTAAAAAATCGGAAAAAGACTCACTCGCACTTACTGTTAATTTATTAGAAAAAAGTTTTATAAATTTGGCTAAAATGCCAAGTTTTAATGATTATGTGCCTAATATGGAAGCACCTATTCTAAATAATGTTGATCCAACTGGCGGTGGTGGAGTTGGTGGCGCAGTTGGAATACCTATGGGAAATAAGGAAAACTTACTAAGAATAGAATTAAGAGTTAAAAAAACTATTCCAGACAGAATAATTAATGAATTTGGTAGAAATTATTTCATTTCTGAATTAAAAATTCCAGAGGATAAAATATACCACTTTATAAGTTATTGTGAAACTAAAAATATTTTCAATCTATTTGAAAATAAAAGAATGATTGAGTTATCTGAAATTTTATACCAAGAAAGTATCGCTTATTTAAAAATTAAGGAATAA
- the meaB gene encoding methylmalonyl Co-A mutase-associated GTPase MeaB, which translates to MIKKSYFYKKTILNLLKNASPTDFFHQITDGNISYLSRAITLVESNNVKHLEKANQILELCLSNANKSIRIGITGVPGVGKSTFIESFGKYLTNKGKKVAVLAIDPTSTMNQGSILGDKTRMESLALDENAFIRPSPSGETLGGVARKTRETITLCEAAGFDIILVETVGVGQSEVTVHSMVDFFLLLKLANAGDELQGIKRGIIEMADAIVINKADGDNIKKVNSAKTEFSRALHLYPLKESGWAPKVTTCSALNNVGIDRIYEIINSYVNLTTKNGYFYTKRNEQNKHWFFETINSELKKQFYMNSNVQNALNIFLKKIENQELSPFSAAQELLKIKH; encoded by the coding sequence ATGATTAAAAAATCATATTTTTACAAAAAAACTATTTTGAATCTTCTGAAAAATGCATCTCCAACAGATTTTTTTCATCAAATAACTGATGGAAATATTTCTTATTTAAGTAGAGCCATTACTCTTGTTGAAAGTAATAATGTAAAACATCTTGAAAAAGCAAATCAAATACTAGAATTGTGTTTGTCAAACGCAAACAAATCAATCAGAATAGGTATTACTGGAGTACCTGGTGTTGGAAAAAGTACTTTTATAGAATCTTTTGGTAAATATTTAACAAATAAAGGTAAAAAAGTTGCAGTACTTGCTATTGATCCAACAAGTACCATGAACCAAGGAAGCATTCTTGGTGATAAAACAAGAATGGAATCTTTAGCATTAGATGAAAATGCATTCATTCGACCATCACCATCCGGTGAAACATTGGGAGGTGTTGCACGTAAAACTCGCGAAACAATTACCTTATGCGAAGCTGCAGGATTTGACATTATTTTGGTTGAAACTGTTGGAGTTGGTCAATCAGAAGTGACAGTACATTCTATGGTTGATTTCTTCTTGTTACTAAAGTTAGCAAATGCAGGTGATGAATTACAGGGAATTAAGCGAGGAATTATTGAAATGGCTGATGCTATCGTGATAAATAAAGCTGATGGTGATAATATTAAAAAAGTCAATTCTGCAAAAACTGAATTTTCTCGTGCGCTACATTTATATCCCTTAAAAGAAAGTGGTTGGGCTCCAAAAGTAACAACTTGTAGTGCTCTAAACAATGTTGGAATAGATAGAATCTACGAAATTATTAATTCTTATGTAAATTTAACAACAAAGAATGGTTACTTTTACACCAAGAGAAATGAGCAAAATAAGCATTGGTTTTTTGAAACAATTAATAGTGAATTAAAAAAACAATTTTATATGAATTCTAACGTTCAAAATGCCTTGAATATATTCTTAAAAAAAATAGAAAATCAAGAATTAAGTCCATTTAGTGCTGCTCAAGAATTATTAAAAATTAAACATTAA
- a CDS encoding TonB-dependent receptor — MKLKNYFLLVFLFVSISILAQSYKVEGNVTDEENTPLPGVSVVIKGTTSGTSTDFDGYYSLSVSQGDILVFSFVGFSNKEITMDGSTTIDVAMSSGLSLEEVVIIGTRNPNRTAVDSPVPVDVIDVQELTSQGPQVNLNQILNFVAPSFTSNTQTISDGTDHIDPASLRGLGPDQVLVLINGKRRHNSSLVNVNGTFGRGSVGTDLNAIPSAAIKRLEVLRDGAAAQYGSDAIAGVINIVLNTNVNELTFKVTTGANFSKNANDQTGDVDGETVNVSANYGLPLGDKGGYINFTGDFDYRDDYSRMKEWEGSVFNLYNTVERFALNDGYNVANLLDDDVADVIQYADAAGINLNGATTKPELQDILSADNTDSELSARGLERTDFNMRVGQSALRGGRFFANFSLPLDNQGTQLYSFAGMSSRNGNSAGFYRLPNQSRTYTPAYSNGFLPEINSKVSDKSVSVGIKGKISDWDVDFSNTWGKNSFLYTIGNTFNASLQNASPTTFDAGGFAFMQNTVNLDISKFYDDMFSGLNIAFGAEYRLENYEIYAGEEASYSQYTSAGEAIALSTQDPSRDFFGAARPGGSQVFPGFSPNNELSRDRNSVAGYFDLEADLSETFLASFATRFEDYSDFGSTINFKLATLIKASENFNIRAALNTGFRAPSLHQLNFNSTSTIFDQNGDPQEVGTFSNDSRAAQLLGIPQLKEETSKSVSVGFTTKLPDANMSITLDGYFVSIDDRVVYTGQFQGPGTGTELDNLLAQANASAASFFANAIDTESKGLDIVVTHSAEIGTNARLKSDLSATLSQTKQVGEINSSEVLENAGLVSTYFPEDSRVYLEEAVPRTKVILSNSYTKNKLNIFLRNVYFGEVTEATTNIDRQQVFGTKLVTDLSLGYKTSESMTITVGANNLFDIYPDRAAQSLADGGNNRSDGRFDWSRRAQQFGIGGRFLFARLSFVLK; from the coding sequence ATGAAATTAAAAAATTACTTTTTACTCGTATTTTTATTTGTATCAATTTCCATTTTAGCCCAGAGTTATAAGGTTGAAGGAAATGTTACTGATGAAGAAAATACCCCATTACCAGGAGTATCAGTTGTTATAAAAGGAACAACTAGCGGAACTTCTACAGATTTTGATGGATACTACTCTTTAAGTGTTTCACAAGGTGACATTTTGGTGTTTTCATTTGTCGGATTTTCTAATAAGGAAATCACAATGGATGGCTCAACTACAATTGATGTTGCTATGTCTTCTGGGCTATCATTAGAAGAAGTTGTTATAATTGGTACTAGAAATCCAAATAGAACAGCAGTAGATTCTCCAGTTCCTGTTGACGTTATTGATGTTCAGGAGTTAACTTCTCAAGGTCCACAAGTAAATCTAAATCAGATTTTAAATTTCGTAGCGCCTTCTTTTACTTCTAATACTCAAACTATTTCAGATGGTACTGATCATATTGATCCGGCTTCTTTAAGAGGTTTAGGTCCAGATCAAGTTTTGGTTTTAATTAATGGTAAGAGACGACACAATTCATCATTAGTTAATGTTAACGGAACTTTTGGTCGAGGAAGTGTTGGAACCGATTTAAATGCAATTCCTTCAGCAGCAATTAAAAGACTTGAAGTTTTACGTGATGGTGCAGCAGCTCAGTATGGTTCTGATGCCATTGCAGGTGTTATAAATATTGTATTGAATACCAATGTAAACGAACTTACTTTTAAAGTTACTACAGGTGCTAATTTTAGTAAAAACGCAAATGATCAAACAGGTGATGTTGATGGTGAAACTGTTAATGTAAGTGCTAACTATGGTTTGCCACTAGGTGATAAAGGAGGTTATATTAATTTTACAGGTGATTTTGATTATAGAGATGACTATAGTAGAATGAAAGAGTGGGAAGGAAGTGTATTTAATCTTTATAATACTGTAGAACGATTTGCCTTAAATGATGGTTATAATGTTGCAAATTTATTAGATGATGATGTTGCTGATGTTATACAGTATGCCGATGCTGCAGGAATAAATTTAAATGGTGCAACAACGAAACCCGAATTACAAGATATTTTATCTGCTGACAATACAGATTCTGAGTTGTCAGCAAGAGGTTTAGAAAGAACTGATTTTAATATGAGAGTTGGTCAGTCTGCATTAAGAGGAGGAAGGTTCTTTGCAAATTTTTCATTACCATTAGATAATCAAGGAACACAATTATATTCTTTTGCAGGAATGAGTTCTAGAAATGGTAACTCTGCAGGGTTTTATCGATTACCAAATCAAAGTAGAACTTATACACCTGCATATTCCAATGGCTTTTTACCAGAAATTAATTCAAAAGTTTCTGATAAATCAGTGTCAGTAGGGATTAAAGGAAAAATTTCTGATTGGGATGTAGATTTTAGTAATACTTGGGGTAAAAATTCTTTCTTATATACTATTGGAAATACATTTAATGCTTCTCTCCAAAATGCATCACCTACAACTTTTGATGCTGGTGGATTTGCATTCATGCAAAACACTGTTAATTTAGATATAAGTAAGTTTTATGATGATATGTTCTCAGGTTTAAATATTGCATTTGGAGCAGAATATAGATTGGAAAATTATGAAATTTATGCTGGTGAAGAGGCGTCTTACTCACAATATACTTCAGCAGGAGAGGCAATTGCATTGTCAACGCAAGATCCATCAAGAGATTTCTTTGGAGCAGCAAGACCTGGTGGCTCACAAGTTTTTCCTGGTTTTAGCCCAAATAATGAACTTTCAAGAGATAGAAATAGTGTTGCAGGATATTTTGATTTAGAGGCAGATTTATCTGAAACCTTTTTAGCTAGTTTTGCCACAAGATTTGAAGATTACTCAGATTTTGGTTCTACAATTAATTTTAAATTGGCAACTTTAATTAAAGCAAGCGAAAATTTTAATATTCGAGCGGCTTTAAATACAGGCTTTAGAGCACCATCTTTACATCAATTAAACTTTAATTCAACATCAACAATATTTGATCAAAATGGAGACCCTCAAGAAGTTGGAACATTTTCTAATGATAGTAGAGCGGCACAATTGTTAGGTATTCCTCAATTAAAAGAAGAAACATCTAAAAGTGTAAGTGTTGGATTTACAACTAAATTGCCTGATGCAAATATGAGTATAACTTTAGATGGATATTTTGTTAGTATTGATGATAGAGTAGTGTATACTGGTCAATTTCAAGGACCTGGTACTGGAACCGAGCTAGATAATTTATTAGCACAAGCTAATGCATCAGCTGCATCGTTCTTTGCAAATGCCATTGATACCGAGTCAAAAGGGTTGGACATTGTTGTAACTCATTCAGCCGAAATAGGAACAAATGCTAGATTAAAATCAGATCTTTCTGCTACCCTTTCACAAACAAAACAAGTAGGTGAAATAAATTCTTCAGAAGTATTAGAAAATGCAGGTTTGGTTAGTACTTATTTTCCTGAAGATAGTAGAGTTTATTTAGAAGAAGCTGTACCAAGAACTAAAGTGATTTTATCAAATAGTTATACAAAGAACAAATTAAATATTTTTTTAAGAAATGTTTATTTTGGTGAAGTAACAGAGGCTACAACTAATATAGATAGACAGCAAGTTTTTGGAACAAAATTAGTAACTGATTTATCTTTGGGTTATAAGACTTCAGAAAGTATGACAATAACTGTTGGTGCTAATAATCTTTTTGATATTTATCCAGATAGAGCAGCTCAATCTTTGGCAGATGGAGGTAATAATAGAAGTGATGGACGTTTTGATTGGTCGCGTAGAGCACAGCAATTTGGAATTGGAGGTCGATTTCTTTTTGCACGATTGAGTTTTGTCTTGAAATAA
- a CDS encoding DUF3291 domain-containing protein produces MKYQLAQINIAKLLKPINHPQIADFVNQLDEINALAEKSEGFVWRLKDDNSNDATGLSPFLNPNIIVNMSVWENAEVLKNYVYNSDHSKVFLRRKEWFEKPTKSHMALWWIEEGKFPTVQQAKEKLEYLQKNGNSEVAFTFRDIKNPPKN; encoded by the coding sequence ATGAAATATCAACTAGCACAAATCAATATTGCTAAATTGCTAAAGCCAATAAATCATCCACAAATTGCCGATTTTGTAAATCAATTGGATGAAATTAATGCTTTAGCTGAAAAAAGTGAAGGTTTTGTGTGGAGATTGAAAGATGATAATTCTAATGATGCTACAGGGTTAAGTCCATTTTTAAATCCAAATATAATTGTAAATATGTCAGTTTGGGAAAATGCAGAAGTTTTAAAGAACTATGTTTATAATTCCGATCATTCAAAAGTCTTTTTGAGAAGAAAAGAGTGGTTTGAAAAACCTACAAAATCTCATATGGCTCTTTGGTGGATTGAAGAAGGTAAATTTCCAACAGTTCAACAAGCAAAGGAAAAATTAGAATATTTACAAAAAAATGGAAATTCAGAAGTAGCATTCACTTTTCGAGATATAAAAAATCCTCCAAAAAACTAA